In Jejubacter calystegiae, the following are encoded in one genomic region:
- the mdoH gene encoding glucans biosynthesis glucosyltransferase MdoH, with the protein MNKLTTQDYVEALGLPAEQQARLPTTDVREVHQALDAEAHRYPREDDSPLGSVRARLEHQWPDSVGNGQLVDDTEGRAELQAMPKIQRSSMVPEPWRTNPIGRFWDRLLGRNLSPRHHAMSKEEQANEQKWRTVGTIRRYILLLLTLSQTAVATWYMKTILPYQGWALINPADMVGQDLWISFMQLLPYVLQSGILILFAILFCWVSAGFWTALMGFLQLLIGKDKYSISASTVGDEALNPEHRTALVMPICNEDVSRVFAGLRATWESVKATGQHKHFDIYILSDSYDPDICVAEQKAWMELIAEVQGEGQIFYRRRRRRMKRKSGNIDDFCRRWGSQYSYMVVLDADSVMTGECLTQLVRLMEANPNAGIIQSAPRASGMDTLYARCQQFATRVYGPLFTAGLHFWQLGESHYWGHNAIIRVKPFIEHCALAPLPGEGSFAGSILSHDFVEAALMRRAGWGVWIAYDLPGSYEELPPNLLDELKRDRRWCHGNLMNFRLFLVKGMHPVHRAVFLTGVMSYLSAPLWFMFLALSTALQVVHALTEPQYFLQPRQLFPVWPQWRPELAIALFASTMVLLFLPKLLSVILIWCKGSKEFGGFIRVTLSLLLEVLFSVLLAPVRMLFHTVFVVSAFLGWEVVWNSPQRDDDSTPWGEAFMRHGSQLLLGLVWAAGMAWLDLRFLFWLAPIVFSLILSPFVSVLSSRATIGLRTKRWKLFLIPEEYSPPQVLVDTEKYLALNRSRVLDDGFIHAVFNPALNALSCAMATARHRASQVLEIARDRHVEQALNETPDKLNRDRRLVLLSDPVTMTRMHYRVWANPDRYSSWVQQYQSVTLNPETLKAQ; encoded by the coding sequence ATGAATAAACTGACGACACAAGATTATGTGGAGGCGCTTGGTCTGCCTGCGGAGCAGCAGGCCCGGTTGCCCACAACGGACGTGCGTGAGGTGCACCAGGCGCTGGACGCCGAAGCGCATCGCTATCCGCGTGAGGATGATTCTCCCCTGGGCTCGGTCAGAGCCCGTCTGGAGCATCAGTGGCCGGATTCCGTCGGCAACGGACAGCTCGTTGATGATACCGAAGGGCGCGCCGAGCTACAGGCTATGCCGAAGATTCAGCGTTCATCCATGGTGCCCGAACCCTGGCGTACCAACCCGATCGGCCGCTTCTGGGATCGCCTGCTTGGACGTAATCTGTCGCCGCGCCATCATGCAATGTCCAAAGAGGAGCAGGCCAATGAGCAGAAGTGGCGTACCGTCGGCACCATCCGTCGTTACATCCTGCTGCTGCTGACGCTGTCCCAGACCGCCGTTGCCACCTGGTACATGAAGACTATCCTTCCTTATCAGGGCTGGGCGCTGATCAACCCCGCCGATATGGTGGGGCAGGATCTGTGGATCTCCTTTATGCAACTGCTGCCTTACGTCCTGCAGAGCGGCATCCTGATTCTGTTCGCCATTCTGTTCTGTTGGGTTTCGGCCGGGTTCTGGACCGCGCTGATGGGCTTCCTGCAGTTGCTGATTGGCAAGGATAAATACAGTATTTCAGCCTCGACGGTGGGGGACGAAGCGCTTAATCCCGAACACCGCACTGCGCTGGTCATGCCTATCTGTAATGAGGACGTCAGCCGCGTCTTTGCCGGGCTGCGTGCCACCTGGGAGTCGGTTAAGGCGACCGGGCAGCATAAGCATTTCGATATCTACATTCTGAGCGATAGCTACGACCCCGACATCTGCGTGGCCGAACAGAAGGCCTGGATGGAGCTGATTGCCGAAGTGCAGGGTGAAGGGCAGATTTTCTATCGTCGCCGCCGTCGCCGTATGAAGCGCAAGAGCGGCAACATCGACGATTTCTGTCGCCGCTGGGGCAGCCAGTACAGCTATATGGTGGTGCTGGACGCCGACTCGGTGATGACCGGCGAGTGTCTGACGCAGCTGGTGCGTCTGATGGAAGCCAACCCCAACGCCGGGATTATTCAGTCCGCCCCGCGCGCATCCGGGATGGATACTCTCTACGCGCGCTGCCAACAGTTCGCCACCCGGGTTTATGGTCCGCTGTTTACCGCCGGTCTGCACTTCTGGCAGCTCGGTGAGTCCCACTACTGGGGCCATAACGCCATTATCCGCGTCAAACCCTTTATCGAGCACTGCGCGCTGGCGCCGCTGCCGGGCGAGGGTTCTTTTGCAGGATCGATTCTGTCGCACGACTTTGTGGAAGCCGCGCTGATGCGCCGTGCAGGCTGGGGCGTGTGGATAGCCTACGATCTGCCGGGCTCCTATGAGGAGCTACCGCCGAACCTGCTGGACGAACTGAAACGCGATCGCCGCTGGTGTCACGGCAACCTGATGAACTTCCGCCTGTTCCTGGTGAAGGGGATGCACCCGGTGCATCGTGCGGTGTTCCTGACGGGGGTGATGTCCTATCTGTCGGCGCCGCTGTGGTTTATGTTCCTGGCGCTCTCCACCGCGCTTCAGGTGGTGCACGCCCTGACTGAGCCGCAATACTTCCTGCAACCGCGACAGTTGTTCCCGGTCTGGCCCCAGTGGCGTCCGGAACTGGCGATTGCGCTGTTTGCCTCGACTATGGTGTTGCTGTTCCTGCCGAAGCTGCTGAGCGTCATCCTGATCTGGTGCAAGGGCTCGAAGGAGTTTGGCGGCTTTATTCGCGTAACGCTGTCGCTGTTGCTTGAAGTGCTGTTCTCCGTGCTGCTGGCGCCAGTGCGTATGCTGTTCCACACCGTATTCGTGGTCAGCGCCTTCCTGGGCTGGGAAGTGGTCTGGAATTCGCCGCAGCGTGACGACGACTCCACCCCCTGGGGCGAAGCCTTTATGCGTCACGGCTCTCAGTTGCTGCTGGGTCTGGTATGGGCTGCCGGCATGGCGTGGCTCGACCTGCGTTTCCTGTTCTGGTTGGCGCCAATTGTCTTCTCGCTGATTCTGTCGCCGTTTGTATCGGTGCTCTCCAGCCGGGCGACCATCGGACTGCGCACCAAGCGCTGGAAGCTGTTCCTGATCCCGGAAGAGTATTCCCCGCCGCAGGTGTTGGTGGATACCGAAAAGTATCTGGCGCTCAATCGCTCGCGGGTGCTGGATGACGGCTTTATCCACGCGGTGTTTAACCCGGCCCTGAATGCACTCTCCTGCGCCATGGCGACGGCCCGTCACCGTGCCAGCCAGGTACTGGAAATTGCCCGGGATCGCCACGTAGAGCAGGCGCTTAATGAAACGCCTGACAAGCTGAACCGCGACCGTCGCCTGGTGCTGCTGAGCGACCCGGTGACCATGACGCGGATGCACTATCGCGTCTGGGCGAACCCGGATCGCTACTCTTCATGGGTTCAGCAATATCAGTCGGTAACGTTAAATCCTGAGACGCTTAAGGCTCAGTGA
- a CDS encoding YceK/YidQ family lipoprotein, translating to MRIIFVIIAALLLSGCGSIISRTIPGQGNGNQYYPGVQWDLRDSPWRYVTVLDLPFSLVFDTLLLPIDSHHGPYE from the coding sequence TTGAGAATTATCTTTGTCATTATTGCCGCTCTGCTTTTGAGCGGCTGCGGCAGTATTATCAGCCGTACGATACCGGGGCAGGGCAACGGTAATCAGTACTACCCCGGTGTACAGTGGGATTTGCGCGACTCGCCGTGGCGCTATGTGACGGTGCTTGACCTGCCGTTTTCGCTGGTCTTCGATACCCTGTTGCTGCCGATAGATAGCCATCATGGGCCTTACGAGTAA
- a CDS encoding SymE family type I addiction module toxin: MHLKGRRLSEAGFEIGCPVKMTIESGRIIICPG; the protein is encoded by the coding sequence CTGCATCTGAAAGGCCGCCGGCTGAGTGAAGCCGGGTTTGAAATCGGCTGTCCGGTTAAGATGACCATTGAGTCGGGCAGAATCATTATCTGCCCCGGCTAA
- a CDS encoding MysB family protein, which translates to MSMYTTLEEAIDAAREEFIATNGEDTPVQQLALQKYILQDGDVMWLAEFFATEEEEGECLPLFSAEAAQEVFDGDYEDIEIEEEWQEENTLHEWDEGEFQLEPPLDTEEGEAAADEWDER; encoded by the coding sequence ATGTCAATGTACACCACGCTTGAAGAAGCCATCGACGCCGCACGCGAAGAGTTTATTGCCACCAACGGCGAAGATACCCCCGTCCAGCAACTGGCCCTGCAGAAATATATTCTGCAGGATGGCGACGTTATGTGGCTGGCCGAATTCTTCGCTACCGAAGAGGAAGAGGGAGAATGCCTGCCGCTGTTTAGCGCAGAGGCGGCCCAGGAGGTCTTCGATGGTGACTATGAAGATATTGAAATCGAAGAGGAGTGGCAGGAAGAGAACACCCTGCATGAATGGGACGAGGGCGAGTTCCAGCTCGAACCGCCGCTGGATACCGAAGAGGGGGAAGCCGCGGCGGACGAGTGGGACGAGCGCTGA
- a CDS encoding Kdo(2)-lipid IV(A) acyltransferase translates to MTHLPQFSRALLHPRYWLTWLGIGVLWLVVLLPYPVIWRIGRLLGWLSMKLIKRRAQIAHRNLELCFPEMSEAERQRLVRQNFESVGMGVLETGMAWFWPDWRIARWSEVSGMGPVKELHARKKGILLIGVHFLTLELGARMFGMQEPGIGVYRPNDNPVLDWLQTWGRMRSNKDMIDRKDLKGMIRALKGGEVVWYAPDHDYGPRTSVFVPFFAVDQAATTSGTWMLARTSKACIVPFVPRRKPNGKGYELIMLEPENDPPLESAEATAAWMNKVVERCIMMAPDQYMWLHRRFKTRPEGVPSRY, encoded by the coding sequence ATGACTCATTTACCACAATTTTCCCGCGCCCTGCTGCACCCCCGATACTGGCTCACCTGGTTGGGTATCGGCGTACTCTGGCTGGTGGTACTGCTTCCCTACCCGGTTATCTGGCGTATCGGCCGTCTGCTCGGCTGGCTGTCGATGAAGTTGATTAAACGTCGGGCGCAGATTGCCCATCGTAACCTTGAGCTGTGCTTCCCCGAGATGTCGGAAGCAGAGCGCCAGCGCCTGGTACGGCAGAATTTCGAATCCGTGGGTATGGGGGTTCTGGAAACGGGTATGGCCTGGTTCTGGCCTGACTGGCGTATCGCCCGCTGGTCAGAGGTTTCAGGCATGGGGCCAGTAAAAGAGCTACACGCCCGGAAAAAAGGCATTTTGCTGATCGGGGTTCACTTTCTGACCCTGGAGTTAGGAGCCCGGATGTTTGGCATGCAGGAGCCGGGCATTGGCGTCTATCGTCCCAACGATAACCCGGTGCTCGACTGGTTACAGACCTGGGGGCGAATGCGCTCCAACAAAGACATGATCGACCGAAAAGACCTGAAAGGGATGATCAGGGCGCTGAAAGGCGGTGAGGTGGTCTGGTATGCCCCGGATCATGACTACGGCCCGCGTACCAGCGTCTTCGTGCCTTTCTTCGCGGTGGATCAGGCCGCCACGACTTCTGGCACCTGGATGCTGGCCCGCACCTCTAAGGCCTGTATCGTCCCCTTTGTGCCGCGCCGCAAGCCGAACGGCAAAGGCTATGAGCTGATTATGCTGGAGCCGGAAAACGATCCGCCGCTGGAAAGCGCGGAAGCCACCGCAGCCTGGATGAACAAGGTGGTCGAGCGCTGCATTATGATGGCTCCCGACCAATATATGTGGTTACACCGCCGCTTTAAGACCCGCCCGGAAGGGGTTCCTTCCCGCTATTAG
- a CDS encoding rhodanese-related sulfurtransferase, whose amino-acid sequence MPVLHNRISNEELKARMLAESEPRITISFYKYFTIDDPKATRDALYQALTALKVFGRVYLAHEGINAQISVPQSRVESLRQTLYGFHPALDGLRLNIALDDDGKSFWVLRMKVRERIVADGIEDPNFDPSNVGEYLTADGVNAMLDDPDALFIDMRNHYEYEVGHFERALEIPADTFREQLPKAVEMMEPHREKKIVMYCTGGIRCEKASAWMRHNGFKQVYHIEGGIIEYARRAREQGLPVRFVGKNFVFDERLGERITEDVIAHCHQCGTPCDSHTNCKNDGCHLLFIQCPRCAEQYQGCCSELCRDELQLSPEEQRQRRAKRENGMKIFNKSRGRLNTLTGIPDPD is encoded by the coding sequence ATGCCAGTGTTACATAACCGAATCAGTAACGAGGAGTTGAAAGCGCGCATGCTGGCTGAAAGCGAACCGCGCATCACCATCTCGTTCTATAAATATTTTACTATCGACGATCCCAAAGCGACCCGTGATGCGCTGTATCAGGCGCTGACGGCCCTTAAGGTCTTTGGTCGGGTCTATCTGGCCCATGAGGGTATCAACGCGCAAATCAGCGTGCCCCAGAGCCGGGTGGAGTCCTTGCGCCAGACGCTGTACGGTTTTCACCCGGCGCTGGACGGCCTGCGTCTGAATATCGCGCTGGACGATGACGGAAAATCGTTCTGGGTGCTGCGCATGAAGGTGCGCGAGCGCATCGTGGCGGATGGTATTGAGGATCCCAACTTCGATCCTTCGAACGTGGGTGAGTACCTGACCGCCGACGGCGTTAACGCCATGCTGGACGATCCCGACGCGCTGTTTATCGATATGCGTAATCACTATGAGTACGAAGTCGGTCACTTTGAGCGGGCGCTGGAGATCCCGGCCGATACTTTCCGCGAACAGCTACCGAAAGCGGTAGAGATGATGGAGCCTCACCGCGAGAAAAAGATTGTGATGTACTGCACCGGCGGTATTCGCTGTGAAAAGGCCAGCGCCTGGATGCGGCATAACGGCTTTAAGCAGGTGTATCATATTGAGGGCGGCATTATTGAATATGCGCGTCGGGCCAGGGAACAGGGGTTGCCGGTGCGTTTTGTGGGTAAGAACTTTGTGTTCGATGAACGTCTTGGTGAGCGGATTACTGAAGATGTTATCGCCCATTGCCACCAGTGTGGTACCCCCTGTGACAGCCACACCAACTGTAAAAACGACGGCTGTCACCTGCTGTTTATTCAGTGTCCTCGCTGTGCGGAGCAGTATCAGGGCTGCTGCAGCGAACTCTGTCGTGATGAACTGCAACTGTCGCCGGAAGAGCAACGCCAGCGTCGGGCAAAGCGTGAAAATGGAATGAAGATCTTTAACAAGTCGCGCGGACGGCTGAATACCCTGACCGGTATTCCCGATCCCGACTAA
- a CDS encoding YceI family protein, protein MKKCLLGLTLGAMMFTSAPALAAEYKIDKEGQHAFINFRIQHLGYSWLYGTFKDFDGGFTFDEKNPAADKVNVTINTNSLDTNHAERDKHLRSADFLNTGKFPQATFTSTEVKKDGDELDITGNLTLNGVTKPVTLEAKLLGQGDDPWGGYRAGFEAEGKIRLKDFNITKDLGPASQEVDLIISVEGVRQ, encoded by the coding sequence ATGAAAAAATGCCTGCTGGGACTGACCCTTGGCGCCATGATGTTCACCAGCGCCCCGGCGCTGGCCGCGGAGTACAAGATCGATAAAGAGGGGCAGCACGCCTTTATCAACTTCCGAATCCAGCACCTTGGCTACAGCTGGCTGTACGGAACCTTTAAAGACTTCGACGGCGGCTTTACCTTCGATGAAAAGAACCCTGCCGCCGATAAAGTGAATGTCACCATCAATACCAATAGCCTGGACACCAACCACGCCGAGCGCGATAAGCATCTGCGCAGCGCCGATTTCCTGAACACAGGAAAATTCCCGCAGGCCACTTTCACCTCAACGGAAGTGAAGAAAGATGGCGACGAACTGGACATCACCGGTAATCTGACGCTGAACGGCGTCACTAAGCCGGTAACCCTGGAAGCAAAACTGCTGGGCCAGGGAGACGATCCCTGGGGCGGCTATCGCGCAGGCTTTGAAGCGGAAGGGAAAATTCGCCTGAAAGACTTCAATATCACCAAAGATCTGGGTCCGGCCTCTCAGGAAGTGGATCTGATTATCTCCGTGGAAGGGGTTCGTCAATAA
- a CDS encoding cytochrome b: MQWRNSPSRYGHLALLFHWLVALTVYGMFGLGLWMVTLGYYDGWYHKAPELHKSIGIMLLLVMLARVVWRWISPPPPPLDSYSRFTRVSAAVAHLLLYFGLFAIIFTGYLISTADGKPINVFGWFEVPATLSGAGEQADLAGDIHLWLAWGVVLLSLAHGLAALKHHLIDKDVTLWRMLGKTSR; the protein is encoded by the coding sequence ATGCAATGGCGTAATTCACCATCGCGCTACGGGCATCTTGCGCTCCTGTTCCACTGGCTGGTGGCGTTAACGGTCTATGGTATGTTTGGCTTAGGTCTGTGGATGGTCACGCTGGGTTATTACGACGGCTGGTACCATAAGGCGCCTGAACTGCATAAAAGTATCGGCATTATGCTGCTGCTGGTTATGCTGGCCCGCGTAGTCTGGCGCTGGATATCACCACCGCCTCCCCCACTTGACAGTTATTCGCGCTTTACCCGCGTTAGTGCGGCGGTGGCGCACCTGCTACTCTATTTTGGTCTGTTCGCCATTATCTTTACCGGCTATCTGATCTCTACCGCCGATGGTAAACCCATTAACGTTTTCGGCTGGTTTGAGGTTCCCGCCACGCTGAGCGGCGCGGGCGAGCAGGCCGATCTGGCAGGAGATATTCACCTGTGGCTCGCCTGGGGCGTGGTATTACTCTCCCTCGCTCATGGGCTGGCCGCATTAAAGCACCACTTAATTGATAAAGACGTTACGCTCTGGCGCATGCTGGGCAAAACGTCACGTTAA
- the proP gene encoding glycine betaine/L-proline transporter ProP produces the protein MSNHSEKQQAQRHSFWRKRQKKTLSVDDITIVDQQMLKRAVGAAALGNAMEWFDFGVYSFLAVTIGKVFFPGGSPAVQLIATFGAFAAAFLVRPLGGMVFGPLGDRIGRQKVLAFTMIMMAIGTFCIGLIPGYDQIGIAAPLLLLVARLVQGFSTGGEYGGAATFIAEYSTDKRRGFMGSWLEFGTLSGYLLGAILVTGMTALLTQQQLMSWGWRIPFFIAGPLGLFGLYIRLKLEETPAFQKHMEKQEALEHSKPQIGLWEMLSRYRIQMLRCVGLVLVFNVSNYMLTSYMPSYLTSVLGMSELSGLMLVMVVMFIMMPLTLASGYWNDRLGRRPVIMCGAIGLIVLAIPALWLIGSGSMSAIFLGLVILGVLHTCFSGTMPATLPALFTTEVRYSALAIGFNLSVSLFGGTTPLLTSWLVEKTGNVMIPAWYLMGAGVIGVITAFFMRETARKPLHGSAPAVGSEEEAHRLVQKLERQAENLPASQ, from the coding sequence ATGAGCAATCATTCGGAAAAACAACAGGCTCAGCGCCATAGTTTCTGGCGCAAGCGTCAGAAGAAAACGCTATCGGTCGATGATATTACGATTGTCGATCAGCAGATGCTTAAGCGCGCCGTTGGCGCCGCTGCCCTGGGTAACGCCATGGAGTGGTTTGATTTTGGCGTTTACAGTTTCCTGGCCGTTACCATCGGTAAGGTCTTCTTTCCCGGCGGCAGCCCGGCGGTTCAGCTTATTGCCACCTTTGGCGCTTTTGCCGCCGCCTTCCTGGTTCGTCCGCTGGGCGGCATGGTATTTGGACCGCTGGGGGATCGTATTGGTCGCCAGAAGGTACTGGCTTTCACCATGATCATGATGGCGATAGGGACCTTCTGTATCGGCCTGATCCCCGGTTACGACCAGATAGGGATTGCGGCACCGCTGCTGTTGCTGGTGGCGCGTCTGGTTCAGGGGTTCTCTACCGGCGGTGAATACGGCGGTGCGGCGACTTTTATTGCGGAATACTCCACCGATAAGCGGCGTGGTTTTATGGGCAGTTGGCTGGAGTTTGGTACGCTGTCTGGCTATCTGCTGGGGGCGATACTGGTCACTGGCATGACCGCGCTGTTGACCCAGCAGCAGCTTATGAGCTGGGGCTGGCGTATTCCGTTCTTTATCGCCGGGCCGTTGGGGCTGTTCGGGCTCTACATCCGTCTGAAGCTTGAAGAGACGCCGGCCTTCCAGAAGCATATGGAAAAACAGGAGGCGCTGGAGCACAGCAAACCGCAGATTGGTCTGTGGGAAATGCTGTCACGTTACCGCATCCAGATGCTGAGATGTGTTGGCCTGGTGCTGGTGTTTAACGTCTCTAACTATATGTTGACGTCATACATGCCCAGCTATCTGACCAGCGTGCTGGGAATGAGCGAGCTGAGCGGCCTGATGCTGGTGATGGTGGTCATGTTTATTATGATGCCGCTGACCCTGGCTTCGGGGTACTGGAATGACAGGCTTGGCCGTCGTCCGGTGATTATGTGTGGCGCCATCGGCCTTATCGTGCTGGCGATTCCGGCGCTGTGGCTGATTGGTAGCGGCTCGATGTCGGCCATCTTCCTGGGGCTGGTGATCCTGGGCGTACTGCACACCTGCTTTAGCGGCACCATGCCGGCCACTCTGCCTGCGCTATTTACCACCGAAGTGCGTTACAGCGCGCTGGCCATTGGCTTTAACCTGTCGGTCTCGCTGTTTGGCGGCACCACGCCGCTGCTGACCAGCTGGCTGGTGGAAAAGACCGGTAACGTGATGATTCCGGCCTGGTATCTGATGGGGGCTGGCGTTATCGGGGTGATCACCGCTTTCTTTATGCGTGAAACCGCGCGTAAGCCGCTGCACGGGTCGGCGCCTGCTGTGGGGAGTGAAGAAGAGGCGCATCGCCTGGTGCAGAAGCTGGAACGTCAGGCAGAGAATCTGCCGGCCAGTCAATAA
- the solA gene encoding N-methyl-L-tryptophan oxidase, with amino-acid sequence MDYDLIIVGSGSTGAAAGWYATRAGLRVLMTDSAHPPHDEGSHHGATRLIRHAYGEGEKYLPLVLRAQELWDELHKESGERIFARTGVLNLGPASSDFMHNVEQSAAQWKLPLEKLDAQALVTRWPQVAVPDDYLGLFEPNSGVLYCETAITAWIRLAREAGCAQLFNCPVTEIRRCEGGVEVETIDGTYSAPRILISAGTWVKRLVPNLPVTPVRKIFAWHQADGRYSAENHFPAFTGELPNGDQFYGFPAENNELKIGKHNGGQLIDSPDQRQPFGALPGDGSEVFSFLRQILPGVGVCLHGAACTYDNSPDEDFIIDRLPDMPEAMVITGLSGHGFKFASVLGEIACDFARGNPSPFDLTPFRLSRFS; translated from the coding sequence ATGGATTACGATTTAATCATCGTCGGGAGCGGTTCGACAGGCGCCGCCGCTGGCTGGTACGCCACCCGTGCCGGTCTGCGGGTCTTAATGACGGACAGCGCCCATCCTCCCCATGACGAAGGCAGCCATCACGGCGCCACCCGCCTGATTCGCCACGCTTACGGCGAAGGCGAAAAGTACCTGCCGCTGGTCCTGCGGGCCCAGGAGCTGTGGGATGAGTTACATAAAGAGAGCGGCGAGCGCATCTTCGCTCGTACCGGGGTGCTGAATCTGGGCCCTGCCAGCTCCGATTTTATGCATAACGTCGAGCAGAGCGCAGCACAGTGGAAGCTGCCGCTGGAAAAGCTTGATGCTCAGGCATTAGTAACCCGCTGGCCGCAGGTTGCCGTACCGGACGACTATCTGGGACTGTTCGAACCCAACTCAGGCGTGCTGTACTGCGAAACGGCGATTACGGCCTGGATCCGCCTTGCCCGTGAGGCGGGATGTGCTCAACTCTTTAACTGCCCGGTCACGGAGATACGCCGCTGTGAGGGTGGCGTTGAAGTGGAAACTATCGACGGCACTTACAGCGCCCCCAGAATACTGATTAGCGCTGGTACCTGGGTTAAACGTCTGGTGCCCAATCTGCCCGTCACGCCAGTACGTAAAATCTTCGCCTGGCACCAGGCCGATGGCCGCTACAGCGCAGAAAATCACTTCCCGGCCTTTACCGGCGAGCTGCCCAATGGCGATCAATTCTACGGCTTCCCCGCCGAAAATAACGAACTGAAAATCGGTAAACACAACGGCGGACAGCTTATCGACTCGCCTGACCAGCGTCAGCCGTTCGGTGCCCTGCCCGGCGACGGCAGCGAGGTATTCAGCTTTCTGCGCCAGATTCTTCCCGGCGTGGGCGTCTGTCTGCACGGCGCAGCCTGTACTTACGATAACTCCCCGGACGAGGATTTTATCATCGACAGGCTACCGGATATGCCGGAAGCCATGGTGATTACCGGTTTGAGCGGACACGGCTTTAAGTTCGCCAGCGTACTGGGCGAGATCGCCTGCGATTTTGCCCGCGGTAACCCATCGCCCTTCGATCTCACCCCTTTCCGACTTAGCCGCTTTAGCTGA
- the bssS gene encoding biofilm formation regulator BssS, whose translation MEKNNEVIQTHPLVGWDISTVDSYDALMLRLHYLTANQAQPDETEVGQTLWLTTDVARQFISILEAGIAKIESGEYPVNDHLKH comes from the coding sequence ATGGAAAAAAATAACGAAGTAATTCAGACTCATCCCCTTGTCGGATGGGATATCAGCACCGTAGACAGTTACGATGCTCTGATGTTACGCCTGCACTACCTGACCGCGAATCAAGCTCAGCCGGACGAAACTGAAGTTGGCCAGACCCTTTGGTTAACCACCGATGTTGCCCGCCAGTTTATTTCTATTCTCGAGGCGGGAATAGCCAAAATCGAATCGGGGGAATACCCGGTGAATGACCATCTTAAGCACTAA
- the dinI gene encoding DNA damage-inducible protein I, protein MRIEVTIARTTVLPPGALDALSGEFSRRIENAFPESPGQILVRYAASNNLSVIGGSSDDKERIRDILQETWESADDWFYSA, encoded by the coding sequence ATGCGTATTGAAGTGACCATTGCCAGGACCACGGTGTTGCCGCCCGGCGCTCTCGACGCGCTTAGCGGCGAATTCTCGCGTCGTATTGAAAATGCCTTTCCCGAAAGCCCGGGGCAGATTCTGGTGCGCTATGCCGCCAGCAATAATCTCTCCGTCATTGGCGGTTCGTCGGATGATAAAGAACGCATTCGCGACATTCTGCAGGAAACCTGGGAAAGCGCCGACGACTGGTTTTACTCCGCCTGA
- the pyrC gene encoding dihydroorotase produces the protein MTEQIQVLKIRRPDDWHLHLRDGEMLQTVVPWTSATFGRAIVMPNLVPPVTTVEAAQAYRQRILDAVPANHHFEPLMTCYLIDSLDPDELERGMKAGVFTAAKLYPANATTNSSHGVTSIDAIMPVLERMEKIGMPLLVHGEVTHADIDIFDREARFIETVMEPLRQRLPGLKVVFEHITTQEAAWYVRDGNERLAATITPQHLMFNRNHMLVGGVRPHLYCLPILKRNVHQQALRELVASGCDRVFLGTDSAPHPRHRKEACCGCAGCFNAPAAMGAYATVFEELDALAHLEAFCSLNGPRFYGLPVNEETIELVREPQQMPESIALSDDALIPFLAGETLAWSVKR, from the coding sequence ATGACCGAACAGATCCAGGTTTTAAAAATCCGCCGCCCCGATGACTGGCACCTTCACCTGCGCGATGGCGAAATGCTGCAGACCGTAGTTCCCTGGACCAGCGCCACCTTTGGCCGGGCGATTGTGATGCCCAACCTGGTCCCGCCGGTAACCACGGTAGAAGCCGCCCAGGCCTATCGCCAGCGCATTCTGGACGCCGTTCCCGCCAATCACCACTTTGAGCCGCTGATGACCTGCTATCTGATCGATTCCCTCGATCCGGATGAGCTGGAGCGCGGTATGAAAGCGGGCGTCTTTACCGCAGCCAAACTCTACCCGGCCAACGCGACCACCAACTCCAGCCACGGCGTCACCAGCATTGATGCCATTATGCCGGTACTGGAGCGGATGGAAAAAATCGGTATGCCTCTGTTGGTACACGGTGAAGTCACCCATGCCGATATCGATATTTTCGACCGTGAAGCGCGCTTTATTGAAACCGTGATGGAACCGCTGCGCCAGCGTCTACCCGGCCTGAAAGTGGTGTTCGAGCATATCACTACCCAGGAAGCAGCCTGGTATGTACGCGACGGCAACGAGCGGCTGGCGGCCACCATTACGCCTCAGCATCTGATGTTTAACCGTAATCATATGCTGGTCGGCGGCGTGCGCCCGCACCTCTACTGCCTGCCGATCCTCAAGCGCAACGTGCATCAACAGGCTCTGCGCGAGCTGGTCGCCAGCGGCTGCGATCGCGTCTTCCTGGGGACTGACTCCGCGCCACATCCCCGCCACCGTAAAGAGGCCTGCTGCGGCTGCGCAGGCTGTTTTAACGCCCCGGCAGCTATGGGCGCCTACGCCACGGTGTTTGAAGAGCTGGACGCGCTGGCGCATCTGGAAGCCTTCTGTTCGCTCAATGGCCCACGCTTCTATGGGTTGCCGGTCAATGAAGAGACCATTGAACTGGTGCGTGAACCGCAACAGATGCCGGAAAGTATTGCCCTTAGCGATGATGCTTTAATCCCTTTCCTGGCGGGTGAGACTCTGGCCTGGTCGGTTAAACGCTAA